A genomic stretch from Heliangelus exortis chromosome 16, bHelExo1.hap1, whole genome shotgun sequence includes:
- the CABLES2 gene encoding CDK5 and ABL1 enzyme substrate 2 — MAAATACGSTPPRPPREQQQPPPPPARKRGDSRRRQAALFFLNNISLDGRPPCPPAEKPPLPPAAGPGEGEEAVAEPAGAPPRLLSPPPACQPPPALLLPGVPPIAGAKGEADPSRGGIFLPQLLLGPPLCPPPPAPPALPGMLAVAKPGAPGLLSPTQSATGGGGFALEAQRQRTKHISGSPRHKSLKKMHFIKNMRQYDTKNSRIVLICAKRTLCVAFSILPYGESLRISDLKMEGQKQRHPSGGVSVSTEMVLGLEGVELGADGKVVSYANFLYPTNALVVRKAESYSAAPPCRATASRSLPGSRYKPVTAKTIPAGTEMGSEAGEAAEYDPNILDDPQWPCGKHKRVLIFASYMTTVIEYVKPSDLKKDMNETFREKFPHIKLTLSKIRSLKREMRNLSEECNLEPVTVSMAYVYFEKLVLQGKLNKQNRKLCAGACVLLAAKISSDLRKHEVKHLIDKLEERFRFNRRDLIGFEFTVLVALELALYLPESQVLPHYRRLTQQS; from the exons ATGGCCGCAGCCACGGCGTGCGGCTCCACGcctccccgcccgccccgcgaacagcagcagccgccgccgccgccggcgcGGAAGCGGGGTGACTCCCGGCGGCGGCAGGCCGCCCTCTTCTTCCTCAATAACATCTCCCTGGACGGCCGACCGCCCTGCCCGCCCGCCGAGAAACCGCCGTTGCCGCCAGCCGCCGGCCcgggagaaggagaggaggcgGTGGCGGAGCCGGCCGGAGCCCCCCCGCGCTTGCTGTCCCCGCCGCCCGCCTGCCAACCTCCGCCCGCCCTGCTGCTGCCCGGTGTCCCCCCCATCGCCGGAGCTAAGGGGGAGGCGGACCCCTCCCGCGGGGGCATCTTCCTGCcgcagctgctgctgggcccCCCGCTCTGCCCGCCGCCCCCGGCACCCCCCGCCCTGCCGGGGATGCTGGCGGTCGCCAAGCCGGGAGCCCCGGGGCTGCTGAGCCCCACGCAGAGCGCGACGGGCGGCGGCGGCTTCGCTCTGGAGGCGCAGCGGCAGAG GACCAAGCATATATCTGGGTCACCACGACACAAAAGTTTGAAGAAGATGCACTTCATCAAGAACATGAGGCAGTATGACACCAAGAACAGCAG GATCGTGTTAATCTGTGCTAAACGAACGCTGTGTGTGGctttttccatccttccttaCGGGGAGAGTTTAAGGATCAG TGATCTGAAAATGGAAGGGCAGAAGCAGAGACATCCTTCTGGGGGAGTTTCTGTCTCCACTGAAATGGTGCTTGGACTGGAAGGAGTAGAGCTGGGTGCTGATGGCaag gttgtgTCCTATGCAAATTTCTTGTATCCAACCAATGCTCTTGTGGTTCGGAAAGCTGAGAGCTACAGTGCTGCTCCCCCCTGCAGAGCCACTGCCTCACGGAGTCTTCCTGGATCAAGATACAAACCTGTGACAGCAAAAACAATCCCAGCAGGAACAGAGATGG GAAGTgaagctggagaagctgcagagtATGATCCAAATATTCTGGATGATCCTCAGTGGCCCTGTGGAAAGCACAAACGTGTTCTCATCTTTGCCTCTTACATG ACTACAGTCATAGAATATGTGAAACCCTCGGACCTTAAAAAGGATATGAATGAAACCTTTAGGGAGAAGTTTCCTCATATCAAGTTGACACTGAGCAAAATCAGGAG TTTGAAGAGAGAGATGCGGAACCTGAGCGAGGAGTGCAACCTGGAGCCTGTGACTGTCTCCATGGCTTATGTTTACTTTGAGAAACTCGTCCTCCAGGGCAAACTCAACAAACAGAACCGCAAACTGTGCGCTGGTGCTTGCGTTCTGCTTGCAGCCAAGATCAGCAGTGATCTCAGGAAACATGAAGTTAAACACCTTATTGAT AAACTAGAAGAAAGATTCAGATTCAACAGGAGAGATCTGATTGGCTTTGAATTCACCGTCCTTGTAGCTTTGGAACTGGCACTCTACCTTCCTGAAAGCCAAGTGTTACCTCATTACAGACGACTGACACAACAGTCCTAA
- the RPS21 gene encoding small ribosomal subunit protein eS21 translates to MQNDAGEFVDLYVPRKCSASNRIIGAKDHASIQINISEVDKVTGRVNGQFKTYAICGPIRRMGESDDSILRLAKNDGIVSKNF, encoded by the exons ATGCAGAACGACGCCGGAGAGTTTGTGGATCTCTACGTCCCTCGGAAATG CTCTGCCAGCAACCGAATAATTGGTGCCAAGGATCATGCTTCTAttcagataaatatttctgag GTTGACAAGGTCACGGGCAGAGTAAATGGACAGTTCAAAACCTATGCCATTTGTGGACCAATCCGTAGAATG gGGGAATCAGATGACTCCATTCTGCGTCTGGCAAAAAATGATGGAATTGTTTCCAA GAATTTTTAA